The following is a genomic window from Citrifermentans bemidjiense Bem.
AGGGTAAACGTGCCGCGCGGAAAATTCAAGAGAAAACTAAAACCATTAGCCACCTTCCCCGCTTCAGGAGGCGCAGCCTATGGCGCCGTTATGCTGGGGGTGTTCCGGGATCACCACCTGCATCCCGCACTGCTGCCGCAACAGGGTCACCATGGCCCGGTTCAGGGCCACCCCTCCGGTAATCACCAGTGTGTCGGAGGGAAAGCGCTTCAGCATGGGCATCACCCGCTTGACCAGGGTGAGGTTGACCCCCGCGCAAAGCCGCTCGGGCGCGTACCCCCGCAGGATCTGGCCGATCAGCTCGCTCTCGCCGAAGATGCCGCAGGTGGCGTCCAGCGCCACCGGGTCTGCCGAGTGCGAGGAGAGCTCTTCCAGCGAAACCTCAAGCACGGCTGCCATGTTCTCCAGGTAGCGCCCGCTGGAGGCGGCGCACTTGTCGTTCATCACGAAGTCGGTCAGCCTGCCTCCCACCACCTGGGCCACCTTGGTGTCCTGCCCCCCCATGTCGAGCAGGGTGAAGTTGGCTAATCCCGTCTGGGTGCGCGCGCCGGCGACGTGGGCCTTGATCTCCGAGATGACCCGGGCGCCGTGGAGGTTGATGCTGTTCCTGCCGTAGCCGGTGACTGTGATCTCCGCTTCGGCGAGTTCCTCCGCCGTGAAGATGCCGCTCCCCAAAAGGTCGAGCGACAGCTCGTCGTTCACCATGCTGCCGTACTTCTTGTAAAAGGAGATGGTGTCCAGGTCCGCGAGCCTGACGATATTCGCTCCGCGCATCAGTGCGAACTTCGCCTTTCTACTCCCCAGATCTATACCTATTTTCAATTTGTCTGGCACCTGAATGCTCTGCTCCTGTCACTGTGGCGATTGCTTACTAGTTTATTGTTTTTTCTCATTTACTACACTTGCGAAATCAAGGTCGCATTGTATATTTTGTCACGGGTCAGTAAATGGGCTCTGTATCGGAACAGGATTGCAACACGATGAGGCTCCTCCTCTCAGTCACGATCCTCAAGCAGTTCCAGAAATCCTTCCACCCTGATCTTTGTTCTGGCATCTATGGCGCCCGGTTTGTCACCCTCGAGCGTCATGATTGGAAGCTTGATGCTTTTTCTGAGAACCATGTCCTCTATCTGCCGGAAGCAGAAAGACTGAACATAATGGATGACGCCGTCGATGCGGCGCTTCTCTATCTCCCGCGAGATGTCAGCGAGCCGATGGAAGATGTCATAGGGATAGCTGTAGGCTCGGTACTGTTCCACCAGGTCCTCGA
Proteins encoded in this region:
- a CDS encoding acyl-CoA dehydratase activase, with the translated sequence MPDKLKIGIDLGSRKAKFALMRGANIVRLADLDTISFYKKYGSMVNDELSLDLLGSGIFTAEELAEAEITVTGYGRNSINLHGARVISEIKAHVAGARTQTGLANFTLLDMGGQDTKVAQVVGGRLTDFVMNDKCAASSGRYLENMAAVLEVSLEELSSHSADPVALDATCGIFGESELIGQILRGYAPERLCAGVNLTLVKRVMPMLKRFPSDTLVITGGVALNRAMVTLLRQQCGMQVVIPEHPQHNGAIGCAS